In Triticum urartu cultivar G1812 chromosome 6, Tu2.1, whole genome shotgun sequence, the following proteins share a genomic window:
- the LOC125512971 gene encoding germin-like protein 1-1, giving the protein MARLQLSAIAACAVLLALAAPSLAGDPDMLQDVCVADLKSSIKLNGFPCKADITADDFFFAGLKKAGNTNNPAGSNVTAANVQSFPGVNTLGVSMARIDYAPGGQNPPHTHPRATEIIFVLEGVLEVGFITTANKLFTKTITAGDVFVFPRGLVHFQQNRGHGPASVIAGFNSQLQGTQAIATTLFAAAPPVPSDVLAKAFRVGTEDIDAVKAKFK; this is encoded by the exons ATGGCGAGGCTTCAGCTTTCCGCCATAGCGGCCTGCGCCGTCCTcctcgccctcgccgcccccTCCCTCGCCGGCGACCCCGACATGCTCCAGGACGTCTGCGTCGCCGACCTGAAATCCT CGATCAAGCTGAACGGGTTCCCGTGCAAGGCGGACATCACGGCGGACGACTTCTTCTTCGCTGGTCTCAAGAAGGCCGgaaacaccaacaaccctgcggGTTCGAACGTCACAGCGGCAAACGTGCAGTCGTTCCCAGGGGTGAACACGCTTGGCGTGTCCATGGCGCGCATCGACTACGCGCCGGGAGGCCAGAACCCGCCGCACACCCACCCGCGCGCCACGGAGATCATCTTCGTCCTTGAGGGAGTCCTCGAGGTGGGCTTCATCACCACCGCCAACAAGCTCTTCACTAAGACCATCACCGCAGGAGACGTGTTCGTCTTCCCGCGTGGGCTCGTGCACTTCCAGCAAAACAGGGGACATGGCCCCGCCTCCGTCATTGCCGGCTTCAACAGCCAGCTCCAGGGCACCCAAGCCATCGCCACCACGCTCTTCGCTGCCGCGCCGCCAGTGCCTAGCGACGTGTTGGCCAAGGCCTTCCGGGTCGGTACCGAGGACATCGACGCCGTCAAGGCCAAGTTTAAGTAG